Part of the Quercus robur chromosome 5, dhQueRobu3.1, whole genome shotgun sequence genome, GCTTGATATTACAATTTGAAACATGTATGTATCTTCATGTTAATGCAATTCATTCTTTGATGCTACAGATAATGGAGAAGGAACATCTTCAGGTTCTCTACTCGGTTTAACCCACCTTCCATGTTTGTTAAGCACAAGCCCCTTGTAAGGCAATTGATACCAAAACTTAGGGATCCTCAACTCCTCAATTAGCATATCTGTTGTCTTGTTCACCAATGCAACATCTCTCCGAGCAGTCCACCTAAACTTGCGCTGCTTACTAAGAAATCCATCTACGTGATGGAGGTATATCTCCAAATTATGGCTGCCTATCAAATCAGACTCACGCTTTAAATAAGGTGACATGAACATGTCAAGTTCCAACTGGCTTCCTACATGCCTATAAACccaattgaattttttagtaACAAAATTAAGCTTATGAAGAATATTGTTACATATGAACCCTGGAAATTTGGGGACTATATCTTGCTTAACTACAATGCGTAGTGTTTTTACCCCCATTTCATCAAGCTTTTCCTTAAATGCCAAGTTCCCAACCCTTGGTGCTCCAAAAGAAATGACACTAATGGGAAGGCCAGGGATTGAAGTTGCAGCTTCATAAGCATTGAGGAGAGCCAAAGCACCACCAAGGCTATGCCCAGTGATGGTGAAGCTTATTTCTTCGCCTTTTGCTTTATAGAACTTTACGAGTCTGTTCACCTCTTCCATGACTTGCTCAGAAGCACTCAACTTGTTATACCTGGTGAGCTCACTCCTTGATTTATATATACTACGAAACCCATGCTGAACCTTTATTTTCCCATCCCCAATAGGCTCAAGCATTGCCTTAAGATCAGTGAACCATTCCGTTGGAGCAATTGTACCTCGCCATGCCATGACTATGTCTCTTCTTCCAATCCTTTCTGATTCTTCATCATTGCTAACCGCTACATAGCCCATCCAATTGGAATCTTTGCTCCATGTTTCACCTAGATGTGACCTCTCAAACCAACTCGGAACATCTACATGTGACATGGCGTAGATGTACTTGGTAACCTTGTAACCATGATTTGTTAGGCCTAATTCTTCGAAAAGCTTGTGCCGGTTGTATCTACAACTCCCACAAAACTCGGACAAAggatcaaattcaaatccatcaTAAGTAGCCTGCGCAAATTCTCCGTATTTAATAATTTCTCGTCGAAGCCAAGGATGGAGAGGGTCAAGAAGACTGTCCCAATTGTGCAAACCATGAATTTCACGCCATTTCGTTGATATGTTTTCCTTTGGAGACTTGGTGGGAGTCATTAGATCACCCCAGTCTATAAAATCTGAAGCTGTGTATGGCAATTGGAGGAGGGATAATAGGGATTTTGTGACAACATGAGAAGCTTTTTTCTTTGTATGTGCTTGTTGAATTGGCTTAACAGCCTCCTCTGCTTGAACCCGGACTAGGGAGAGTTGTTTCATGCTTGAAGCACAAGTTAGATGAAAACGATTAAGCTTCGTAGTGGATGATGATGCCATTTTGATGGCCTTCCAAGTTACACCAGACTTCAACTTCAATACCCATTTGGTTTTCtttgctcctttttcttttctgactTGCCTCGATGGTGATACCTCCATGATGGTCTTAAGGGGGTTATGCAAGACAACTTGTAATATCAAATTAAGGATGAAGATTGAActgatcaaaagaaagaaagaaagatgaagatTGAAGGAGATTAATATCAgcttgtgttttgtttttgaaaatcagtGTAAACTTATGTGGGGTGTTAATGAGACTTATATAGACACAATGATCGGTTGAAGTTTGATAGAAGCCTTCGGTTTGAATTGTTCAAGCTCACGCCTTTGACTGTGAAATGGTAGACCTTGACTGTGAAATGGTAGTTGAGACTTGGAGTGGTAGTTGAGACTTGGGAGAGTTGGACTGGGTTTTTCCTCTGAGGTGAGGTCATGTTCTTTTCGAAAGCCATTTGTTACAATATTAGATTATGTTTTTTCCTAAATAAAGTATATCATTTatgtataatataaaatcaaagtGTTTGGCTTTTTGttgacaattttaaattttaacacaTGTTTTACAAGTCTTATAAATAAACACctcattataatttattttaattaattgattaatttattagttttaactttttttggGACTCTTCCATATTAGTTTTACGTAAGCCCAAAGTAAACTAAACAAACCAACTACTACTAAATAGTAACATATAAACACTCTTAAAACCTAGAGATAAACTCAAGGGAGTAAAGAAAcgctaagagagagagagaatagtcAAAAActctctataattttttttttaatcaatgttTTTTAGATTCATGTTGAGAGTTGGCCTCTCTCTACAAAGatacttatattttttctaagtAATTGTGATCAATTGTTTAGTGCTCTATATTTTTAGACTACTTCTCTAGGTTGGCTTTTCAAAGGGTCCATTTAGTGGactcataattttaaaaattttccataGATTATGCTATTGTATGCTAAATTTACAGTGTTTTCTTTTGTAGCACACAGCTTATCCAAATTTGGACGGTTGCACCCCTTTCTATGATAGTCATGGAGGTTAGTTTTtgacttttatttattggtCTATATTTTCTTCCCAGCCCATTACAATTTTCTTTCCATTAAAGTTGGATGTCGAATTGAAGTTTTTGTCtaattctttaaattctttttgatttttagaactTTTAACTTTTGAATTCTTGGGttattttttgctaatatttGAAACAATTTAGCAGAGTTCAAAGACTATagccatggattattcttttgaggGTATgccatctttcttttatatttttctattgtgtagttttatatatttttgttttgtttcgttaatttataaactttgaatcttttgatttttttttttaacttattgtAACATTGAATAAAGtgaagatttttaaaatatactaaCCATACACGAGTTAATGACTAGTATATTATATAAGACCAATTATtgttaatttacattttttttttttactttaaaatggctgctaatattaatatatatatatatatattatattttcaaaaaaaaattataaatatagattatatattatattgtaaTATATCATATTAgataattttcatatataagaCCAATGGGCCATGGCTGctaatattgatatatataatttactaattagtggGATGTTTGAGTCAAAGACAATAATTTAGGCCTAGATTCAATTTCGGTAGGTGTATTGGGCCTATTGGCCCAATTTCGCTGTGTATGGCAGCAAAATGAAAGTGTAATGCACGTGGCTAGAATACGCTACGCACCAACGAGAAAGGTCATGAAAATCGCCACCCAGCTTAGGCAAGGGCCTCGCAATAACTAACTAATATACTTTTCTTTCATGTCTTTATTCGCTCATGGTTCAATAttttagtgtcttttttttgaaaaacaatattttagtgTCTTAAGCATAGAGGAACCACACCAATTCATCTTGAACTTGGTGGATAAACTATACTGCGATGACAATATCATAGAGGATGTCCTGCGAAGAAATAGCTCAATTCCAGGAGTTCAATTCATGTTATCAACCCATGACCAACGAAAGATGGGATGGTCGCATTGGATGATAAATTTGAATATTCAACCGTaagattttacaaattttttgaataactaatatatatatatatatacatgagttgggttcaaattacacttaatgtaactctaagtaatgttacactatctaattttttttaattagatgtgaattttgataaattcacagttagattacattatcttggTATCTTCTCCAAAACAAGATTGATTGTGGAAATATTTTAAgccaaaataaatattatgaacaaACAAAGTTAATCCAAAAGAAAttagatataagaaaaaaaaaaagctacaaaaCATATCTGCatctaaacacaaaaaaattacatcactACCACGACGAAACAACAGGCACAAAGCAAACAAATAACTAAGCCGCAACAAACCCAAAAGAGAGCCTTCAACAAACACTCTATCCCTCAACACCACATATACATGCATTGGAGACTTAATTCGGTTAACCCTGCATGGCCTTCAACCAAAAGAAATTTAACATATATACAAACAATTTAGGAGGCATGTCCATGTGCAAAGTACTACTCCAAGCAAACCACCTCCTATGCTAAGTAGAACTCCAAAGCCAAGACAATGCAGGACTTATATCCTACAAGTATACAAACTTGCTTAATCAAATATAGTGCCACCTTTGACTCCAAAAAATATTGAGTCCACATGAATTAATACCACGTGACCATCAAATTGAAGCCACATCAACAAATCTTTACATTAAAGACATGATGCCTACCTCCAAAAGAAGAAACCTTAGTAGGCCCCCACACATCTTTGTGTACAAAGTCAAGTATACCCTTAGTATGATGACCAAACTTAATCCTAGTTTGCTTCTcaaaagcaaaaggcttacaaATTTCCAATTTGCAGGTTTTGGCACTCTCACTCAAAGCATTCTCACTTGCATGTCTCAAAAGTCTTGTATTGTTTGATGCAACCTCCCTAGTTGTATTAGAAATTGTGGTTGCTCCATCTACAACTGTACTCCGTTTGAGGAAATACATGTTTTTTCGATGTGTGGCTATCAACAATACCAAAGCACCACTTAATACTTTCAAAATTCCATTTTCCATAACAATCTTGAAGCCCTTGGATTCTAATAAACCAAGTGAGATGAGATTACTCTTCAAATCTGGAACATAAAGAACCACATTCAGAACATGAACTATTCCGTCATGCAACTTTATCTTAATTTGACCTATCCCTGAAATCTCACAGGTTTGATTATTACCCATGCGGACTGAACCAACTTTTGATTCAACAAGTTTGTAAAACCATTCCTTCTTCGGACACATATGAAAAGTGCAAGCTGAATCCATAACCCACTCATTTGAAGAACTAGTCAACGCAAAGTTAGAGTCCTCATCAACACTATCATGTGTTATATTTGCATTAAAATCCTTCTGGTCCATATTTTTCAACCAAGGTCAATCTTTGTCCCAACGCTCtaatttaattatcaaatttgaGTGAATACAAAtcattctctctcaaaaatatcGGATTGCACCTAAATCAATACCCTCAAAGAGATTTTACCACACACTGTATCCCACAACACCGATTAGACTTATATAGAAGAGTTAAGTCGGTTAACCATGCATGTCCTTCCAGGAAAAGGAATTTGCTAATAAACAATTCTCTTTGGAATAAATTTCACGTGCACACTACTCCAATGCAAAACGACTCCTATGATAGGTAAAATTCCGAAACCAAGACAACTAAGGACTTCAATCCTAGTCAAATTCGGCCAACTCTCCAAAGCAATGTTAAGACTTACATTCTTGCAAGTTCACAAAATTGCCGAACCAAATAAAGTGCCCCTCTGACTCCAACACCAATATTGAGTCATGTCATGGGAATTAATCCCACgtgacaattaaattcaagctACGTCAACATTATTAGTAGACTGAATTCTTGGGGATAAGAAAAGGTCATCCCTCTAACAATACTTGAGGACCCTTCTTTACCAGTGCAAACCCATACAAGAGCCATAGCAACTTTGttacatagtgaggatgacaaTATTCTTCACAGTCCTCTATACAAGCATCCACTAACACGATCCACAATCAGCTCAAAAAACTAACCTATTTTGAGAAAATGAGAGCTTTACACATGCCACCAACATTGAGTAACTCCCAAGTTAGATGGGAGTCAAGCTTTATAGTTTATACAATAGGCTGCTAGAATTTGCCCCTCCATATCTCGGAAAAAAACTGCTCCAAAGACACTAACATTAAGGGCTTGTTCGATGGGTGgtgaaattatttataaaattgacATCATCTTTTGGAGAAAACAAAGAACTCacattagaaaacatcattttggtattttctaaaaacattGCATTCGAGACATGAGCCATTCATCCAACCAATATTTTTTAGTAGGTTCCACAAGTTTTTGTTTGtaagtattaaaaacataatttaaaaatacttaTCAAACAGTGTTACTTTGACACTTAGAGCACCATTCCATTCTCTCAAGTGAAAACTGTAAAATGAAGAGAAtcatgtttaaaagaaaaatactaaaactacaatttttttacaaattgttgatgcgGTGAGTGGttattgacaaataaaaaagcaatatCAATGGTGAGcttaaatgaaaaccaatatAATTTATCAcctcaacaatttgtaaaaaggTTTGTGGTTGTAGCAttgtgttcttcttcttcttcttcttcttcttcgaacATTGTAATCTCTATTAGAATACAGCAAGCCTTTAAGATGAACTTAAAAATTACACTTAtgaagttactttttttttcttcacttagAATCCATTTGGTTGGGGAATGGAAAAGTTGAAGGATTAAGAAAGAGATGGAAAAGTTAGAGGATAGaagagattttagttttttctcatgatatttttttggggtgaaaaagaaaagaaaactaagaatAGAAAAGGTAGATTATAGAAATTTACTCCTATGCCCCTAATACCAAGAAAAAAACAGTAGtagtatataagaaaaaatgaaactaaaagttaaggaaaaaaaataaaaaataaaaaccaaaataaaaaaaaatgtaacataCCTAAAAGGGGAAACAAATGCAATGTTTAAATGGGGGAACGCAAATGGGCAATTTTCCGTCGAACCCACCACTCTCCCacttttctctccaattttctCCTCAATTTGTGGAGAAAACTATTTTCTTTGACAATTCTTAAGTAGTCTCGAAGCAGTTCACTAAGCTTGGAGCAATTCTTAGGGACTATctaaattttttccattttctctcaAATGGTCGGCCTAAAGACAAAACTCTTAAATCCCAccattctctctcctctctcccctCCCCAACCAAACACCATTTTCTCTTCTCCTCGCATTTCTCGCCAACCATATGGATCGTTAAAAACATGaaagataaagaaaattatacaaatgaaatgatacaaagtttaagGACTTGACCCCTTTAACAATCAAGTTAAAAAGACAAGGAATTTTGtgaaaaacaaatcaaacacgTCAGCAAGGGACATAGGTTAGGTTCGGTGATGAAAGTCCTTGTCATCAAGACCAATGATGAGTTGAGGTAATGTTCTCTCAAAACCCACCACTGTCTTTTTGTCTACTATCTACTCTACTCTTCTCCCCCAAACTTCtctaaccaaaaaataaaatcaaaagcatCATCAAACAATACACTTtgtccaaaacaaaaatgaccaaaacaagAACAACTATGTGAATAATATCCTTGACAACTCCACTAGAAATCGTAGTAAAAAACTGCATCTTAAGATTCCTCATGTGGCAGTCTATTCCCATACTTTTATTAATTATGCTATTTATTGGGTTGTACATCATAACATTATTTAATAGTTTTGCTAATCAATTAGTTATACCTCAAGTATGAAGTTTCGTTCATTGGTGGTGATTGGAGTGTTGTGCTAAATTGGGAGACATATTAGACTCTTGAAATTTGTAATCCTTGGATGTCC contains:
- the LOC126726601 gene encoding phospholipase A1-Igamma1, chloroplastic, producing MEVSPSRQVRKEKGAKKTKWVLKLKSGVTWKAIKMASSSTTKLNRFHLTCASSMKQLSLVRVQAEEAVKPIQQAHTKKKASHVVTKSLLSLLQLPYTASDFIDWGDLMTPTKSPKENISTKWREIHGLHNWDSLLDPLHPWLRREIIKYGEFAQATYDGFEFDPLSEFCGSCRYNRHKLFEELGLTNHGYKVTKYIYAMSHVDVPSWFERSHLGETWSKDSNWMGYVAVSNDEESERIGRRDIVMAWRGTIAPTEWFTDLKAMLEPIGDGKIKVQHGFRSIYKSRSELTRYNKLSASEQVMEEVNRLVKFYKAKGEEISFTITGHSLGGALALLNAYEAATSIPGLPISVISFGAPRVGNLAFKEKLDEMGVKTLRIVVKQDIVPKFPGFICNNILHKLNFVTKKFNWVYRHVGSQLELDMFMSPYLKRESDLIGSHNLEIYLHHVDGFLSKQRKFRWTARRDVALVNKTTDMLIEELRIPKFWYQLPYKGLVLNKHGRWVKPSREPEDVPSPLSVASKNELH